ACATCGACTGCCACCCGTGCCGCAGCAGTTTCATAGTCTGCCACCTGCCACACCTGTGGGCAAAGAGTCTCCTAAACCTGTCAGTCTGCCTATTTTACCACCGACAGGAAGTACTACGTTGCAACCCACCAACTACACGGCAAGTCCAGCGGGCCCAGCAATGCCTGTAATACCTGCAAACACCCCACCAGTAGTGGAGCAGTCGGCACCGGCGAATGAATTTTACACGGGTACGCCCGTTGATACGTATTCCACTCACGCACCGATTTATTGTCGTTCGGAGTGTGATTTTGGGCACCGCTTACCCGGTCAGTGGCTGTACCCAGGCACTGGAAGCTGGCAAATTCTGATGGGCGGCTTCTTTTCTACGGCAGTGGGGCCAACTGTCCCACCATATGAGTATGCCCCACTATCAATTCGGCGGGGCTGGATGCTGGGCAATCTGTTCCCAGAGAAAAACATCTATCCCGGCAGTTTTGAAGTGCTGCTGGATCTGTCTTTAGCCGTGGTGACCAGTAGTTACGGTGATATACACGGTGGACCGTCGGCAATCTTCCGTTACAACATTCCTGCCATGGAAGGTGCGGTTAATCCCTACATTCAGGCAAGTGCTGGTTTTGTGATCAATGATGCCTACAAGGATAGTTCCCAGCGGGCAATCGGACAGGCATTTGAATTTCTGCTGGGTACCGCTGCCGGTATCCGCATCATGTTGTCTGATGACGTTTCTTTTGATGTGGAAGTGGGTTTCGAGCATATGTCGAATTTCTCACTGGGTGAACGCAACCTCGGCATCACGAATTATGGTGCCCGCTTCGGCTGGACTTATTACTTCCCAAATTAATTTCCTGCGAAATCATTTTTCCGCACGATTGACCATTTCATTTACCCATCGGTACGCATGGTGGGGTGCAGCCTTTGGAAACGGAACGGATTCAGAACTACCTTGCGTCTTCGCGGCTTTGCGGTTGATCTTGAAAAAGAAATTCCCTTGCTTGCGCTGCGGGCTATGAAGACAAACCGCTGCTCACAGGCAAATTTCGTCACTGACGCATCCCGCTCGTTATGTCCTTTGGGAATTAATGAAGAATTTGTCTTCTTGGCGACGTGGCGTCTTGGCGGTCAATACGCATGTGTGCGACTACTTTTGAAAATGAAGAAATTTCCTTGCTGGCGCTGCGGGCTATAAAGACAAAAAAGGCTCTGTTATTCCAACTCTAAAGGATTTTCATCTGCCACGGTGGGGGCACTCAGCGACTTGCCCGCAATCATCCGAATTTCTCCACCATCCTGCTCGACGTGCCGCACCAGGTAGCGTGGGAGGCGACACCGCATTTTCGCAGTGGATTCCAGGTATTCCTGATGATACACTTCCGCATGGGCCTGCAGATAGGCCTGAAGACGAGAGTTTCCCAGCTCCATCGAAATATCCGCTTCGATAAAATCTTCCGTCAACTGCTCAATCACGGCTTCCTGCAACTCTTCAATCCCTTCCCCCGTTGCCCCACTGATCGCCACCACATGGGGGTGGGCCTGGGATAACAGACTGAGCACGGTGCGATCCTGCAGTTTATCGACTTTGTTTAATACCAGAATTGTCGGCTTATTGAGGCATCCCAGTTCATCTAACACTTTGTTGACCGCTTTAATGTGCTCTTCCGCGTACGGGTGGCTGCAATCGACCACGTGAAGCAGCAGGCGAGCCTGGCGGGCTTCTTCTAACGTTGCTTTGAATGATGCCACCAGGTGGTGGGGAAGGTTACGAATGAATCCTACCGTATCGCTGAGCAGCAATTTGCCAAAATCGCGGATGTGCCACTGTCGCGTGCGGGTATCCAGCGTGGAAAAGAGCTTATCTTCCACATAGACATCGGCGTGGGTCAGCCGATTCATCAGTCGACTTTTACCCGCGTTGGTGTATCCCACCAGCGAAACCGTGTATTCTTCCGCCCGACTGCGGACTTCGCGTTCTTTGCGTGCCTGAACCACCGTCAGCTTCAATTTCAGATCCCGAATCCGGGTAGCAATGATCCGGCGGTCTTCTTCTAACTGGGTTTCACCAGGACCACGCATACCAATCCCACCAGAATAGCGGGACAAGTGGGTCCACATCTGCTTCAAACGAGGCAAAGAATACTCCAGTTGGGCCAGTTCCACCTGCAATTTTGCTTCCGGAGACCGGGCTCGGCTGGCAAAAATATCGAGAATCAGTTCACTGCGGTCCAGCACCTTGATTTTGGTGGCTTTTTCCAGGCTTTTGCCCTGTCCGGGTGTCAGATCGTTGTCAAAAATGATCAAGTCGGCATCGGTGGCCGTGGCTAATTCGACCAATTCGGCCATTTTTCCTTTGCCAATATAGGTGCCAGGGTCAATTCCGTGCCTTTTCTGGGTTAATTCCCCCACCACTTCGGCACCAGCAGATTCCGCCAGACCACGAATTTCGTCGCACGGATCATCTGTCAGCCAGTGTCGACCGGGTAAATCAACACTCACCAGGATCGCCCGTTCCTGGTTCGCGGTCATTTCATGACGTGTTTGCTCAAACGATGAACTAATAATCAGACTCCACGGGTGATCCCACCCAACAATCCAGTTAGTTAGACAGACGAGGACCGGTTTAGGTTCTCTTTGGGGCAGATCATATCTTAACAGAATAAATGGGAAGTTGAACAGCAGGAGATTGATTCTTGAACTGCCGGATTTTACCCACCGCTGCCGCCAGTGGTGCGCTGAACATGGCACTGGATGAAGCGATGTTTCAGTATGCGCTGCAGGAAAGCCAGGCCTGCCTGCGGTTTTACACGTGGGAACGCCCCACGGTATCCCTGGGGTATTTTCAGCCGATCGAACTGCTACAGACCCACCCACAGTTACTGCAGGCCGACGTGGTGCGTCGCCATACCGGCGGTGGGGCGATTGTCCACCACCTGGAATTGACCTATTGTCTGGCGTTACCCCCACAGCCACAGTGGTTTACGTCAGAAAACTGGTTGTGCCGGATGCACCACATCATTCAGGAAGCCTTTCTGACATTCGGGGTGGTTACGGACGCACTCATATGTGGGCTGGAAACGAAACGCGATCCGCTCCTTTGCTTCCAGCACCTGACACCGGGCGACCTGCATATCAATATGCAGAAAATTGTGGGCAGTGCCCAGCGACGACCTCGACAGGGACTGATGCAGCACGGCAGTATTTTACTGGCACAAAGCCCATTGACCCCCACCTTACCTGGGGTGCTGGAACTTTCTGGTATTTCTGTGGCTGGAGACGAATTGCAAACCGCCATTTGTGCGAAATTTGCCGAAGCGACCAGTACCAAATTCCTTCAGGCAGAGTGGACCGCAGATGAACTGGTGCTGGCAGAAAAAATCGCCGCCGAAAAATATGCCCACCCCACCTGGACGAATAAACGCTGATTGGCTTTCAGTCCCCAGAATTCACTGTATTTCTTGAAATACACCGCGTAAAATGAAAAAGTCGGCAATTATCCGCTGATGGAATCTCATCGATGGTAACGACCTCTGCTAGCTTGTTGGATCGGGTTCGCACTGGTTCAGACCCATCGGCCTGGTCGCGTTTTGTCGAATTGTATACCCCCATTTTGCACCACTGGTGTCACCGTCTGCGCTTAACAGAGTCCGATAGTGCGGATTTTATTCAGGATGTCTTTCTGATCCTGGTCTACCAGCTTCCACGGTTTCGCTACGATCCCAAACAGAGCTTCCGAGCATGGTTGAAAACAATTCTAATGAACGTCTGGCGCAACTATGAACGTAAGCGTTCACGGTTACCTGTAGCTGGGGAAAATGCAGAATTAATCGCAGATAGCGATCCTGGCCATTTGATCGATGAGGCAGAACATCGGGCATTTCTCATGAAACGGGCCTTGGAAATCGCTCAGGTGAATTTTGAACCCACTTCCTGGAAAGCCTGTTGGGAATTTGTCGTGCGGAATCGCCCAGCGGAAGAAGTCGCTGCGGAACTCCAGATCACGGTCAATGCGGTTTATCTTGCGAAATCCCGCGTTCTGCGCCACCTCCGAACGGAACTTGCCGGGCTACTCGATTAAGTCGAACATTCTTTTTATTTCTCTGACAGATTTCAATTTGATCGGTGTACTCATTACGTAACTGATCAGTTCAGATCACTGATCCTTGAGGTTCCCCCAATGCAAATGGCTTCGGAATGTCCTTCTGCCGAAATGCTTCAGCAGTTACTGTTGGGGTACGGCAATGATGCGACAGCCGACTTGTGGGAGCAACATCTGACGATTTGCCCAAAATGCACCACTCTGGCGAAAGAATTGCAATCGGATGATGAACTGGTTCGCCAAATCCGTGACTCCGCCCAGTTGAAACAGACACCGGAGCCAGAAATCGTCTCGACGCTTATTTCCGTGTTTCGTCAGCTTATGCCAGAAGGAAATCCTGCCACATCATCCTGGTTTGGCAGTGCGGATACTACAGATTATCTGGCCGCACCATCAGCTCCCGGTGAGATCGGACGTCTGGGCCCATACACCATCAACGAGATTCTCGGTGCGGGTGGGATGGGAGTGGTCTACCGCGGTTACGATCCGCGATTGGAACGATCCATCGCTGTGAAGATCATCCGCCCGAATCTACTCGATGACAACAGCATCAAAATCCGATTTCTTGCAGAAGCCCGTGCTGCAGCAGCAGTTGAGCATGACCATATCGTCGGCGTCTACTCCATCGAAGAGCATGATGGAATATCCTGCATCACCATGCCACTCCTCGAGGGAGAAACACTCGAAAAGCGGATGCGGCAGCAAAAGGCACCGCTGGGAGCCGTCGAAATTGTAAGGATTGCCACGGAGTTGCTTTCTGGCTTACAGGCGGCCCACGAACGTGGCCTGATCCATCGGGACATCAAACCAGGTAATCTCTGGCTGGAACATCCCACCGATCGCCTGAAAATTCTGGATTTTGGACTCGCGATGCCGTTGAACGGTGATGGTGACAGCAGGTTCGCTGGCACACCGGGGTATATGGCACCAGAACAGGCACATGGGCAGCATATCGATGGGCGTGCTGATTTATTCAGCGTGGGTTGTGTCCTTTACCATATCTCCACTTCGCAACGGCCTTTTCCAGCTGATACTCCCGTGGGGATGATTGTCCGCACCCTGACATCATCGCCTCCTCCAATTGGCGAACTGAACCCGAAGCTGCCAGCACCCTTGACAAGCTGGATCGACAGTCTGCTGGCGAAGGAACCCCAGAATCGACCTGCAAGTACAGAAGCTGCCCTGCAACAACTGCAATCGATTACTGCCGCGATGGTCAGAAGACAGGCACGGATCACCCGCCGGCGCTGGATTGCCGGGGTGGCTGCCGCGGGAGTGATTGGAACTATCTCCGCCTGGGGCTTATTTCAGGCGAACCAGCCCAGGCCAGCCGTTCCTGTGACGATTACATTTCATGCAGATTCTGATGTAGGTACGGTCATCCTTTCACGTGATGGGATCGAAGAGCGATTCGATCCTTCACGAGAGAAAGATCAGCTGCTGGCACCCGGTGACTACCAGATCCGTGCGGTGAAATCACGCAACAATCGAAATTTATTCCCCCAGACCCTCGTGGTACTGCCAAAAGAACCGAAGACAATCAGTCTGGCACTGGTTGGCCAGGAAGCGATGACGAAAGCCCACTCGAGTATCGTTACCGGAATCGCAGTGATTACAAAAGGAGACTCCTACACGGTACTTTCCAGCTCACTGGATCGCACCCTTGGATCGTGGGAGCCTGGCAGCAAAGAAGCACCGAAATTTGTGAACCTCGACAGCCCTGCACTGTGCCTGTCTGCCACGTCTGATGGCTCTGTGGTAGCGACCGCTGGGGGAAACAAACGGCAGCCCTTTGATCTGGATGTTCACCTGTTCAACGGGAGAACGCTGCAAAAACGCGGGCAGCTACTTCAGGGACATACACGTCGGGTTTCAACGCTCGCACTGTCTCCAGATGGAAAACAACTGGTCTCGTCTGCTTTCGCGGAACTCCTGTTGTGGGACATCGCCAAAGGTACCAGCGATATCCTGGAAGGTCACCGGGATTGCGAGGTGCGAGCAATTGTGTTTGACCCGAATCGAAAACAGATCCTTACGGGAGACGAGGAAGGCTTTCTTTTTCTGTGGGATCTCGAGCAGGTCAAATTTTTGCGGAAGATGAATGCGATGACGACCGGGTCTACCGGTGGTGTTACCGCAATCGCCTTCCTTCAGAATGGATTTCTGACAACAGGGGATGATGGCGTGATCCGCCTGTGGGATCGGGACACCTTCACTCCTCGTGAGGTGAATCGAGTGAAAAAAGGGACTGTCCTGCGTTCTTTGGCGGTATCGAAAGATGATAAACGATTGCTGAGTGGTGGAGACGATGGGTGCGTGCGATTGTGGTCATTGCCCGATGGTGCGCTGTTGCACGAATTCAAAGGACATACGAAAGCGGTCAGCGGGGTATTGTTCACCCCAAACGAGCGATCAGCAATTTCAAGTAGCGAAGATCATTCGATTCGTTTGTGGCGATTACCTTATTGATAAACAATCGCTGCCAATGATGAGTTGAAAAAATTGTGATCGACAGCGCGCGGAAAACAGCCGCGGCTGATTACCATCAACATCTATAACATTGGGAAAGCACCCACCGTCTATCAAATGGTGACAAACTGATTGCAATCGTGGATTCGCTGAATTCCTGCCTACTTTACTGATGCCAGTTTTCTGTATTGATTTTGCTGAAATTGTTTGGGGTATTGACAAATGTCTCGACTTGCATTGCTGGTACTTTTGATTGGCATCGCCACAATCACCTTCGATTCAACGAATCACTGGTCTACTTACGCCCAAGTGAAAGGAAAAAAGAAAAAAGGGATTGCCAAAATTCCTGAGCCAAAGCCGGAAGATATTAAAGAAGATACTTCACGGGTGTTGCCTGTTTTTGATCCAGGTTCCCATACCCAGGCGATCAGTGCCATGGGCTTCAGCAAGGATAATTCCAAACTGATCACCGTCGGACAGGATTTTACGGTGCAGGTTTGGAGCAGTTCGACTGGCGAACGACTTGATGTCCTCCGCTTGCCAGGATATGGCCGTGAAAAAGGTTACGATGCCGGGCGCTGGGATGTTGCAGCGGTTTCCGCTGATGGCAATCTGGTGGCCATCGGTGGGCAGATGAAACTGCTGAGCTCAACGGGCGATGACCGTACTGGTCGGTTAGTCATTGTGGATGTTGTGAAACGCACGGTAAATCGCGTCCAGATTCGAACCGGGCTGAATCGACCAGTAACTGCATTGGCTTTTTCCCCTGATGGAGAGATGCTGGCGATTTCAATCGAAACAGGACCAAAAGAAAATCCAGTTCTGATGATGGTGGGTGACCTCAAGAAACGAATCAAGACTGCCAACCCCATGATCAGGACCACAGACTGTCATCAAACACTGGTACCCAGAACAATCAACAAATTGGCATTTTCGCCGGATGGTCAACAATTATTGATGAGTGATAGCTCACAAAAAATATCCATTTGGGAGATCCCCAGGGTAGCTGCTCCACAGGCGAAACTTGTGAAAGAACTGCTGCCAGAACTCGAAACCCTGGGGCTGGCCTGGTCGCCAGATGGCAGGCAGTTTGCATATACGGTGAAAACGAACACGGAAGAGAGTCGAATCCGTGGCTTTGACATACGCTCTGCTGATGGCACGCTGGTCAAGCCCTGGCGCATACCAGACCTCACCCCTCCTCTGGGGAAGGGGTTTGTTACCATCTTTGGAATTCAATATCTGGACGCACAAACTATTTTCGTAGCAGCGAATGGTGGCCTCGCTGGTGCAGGTGGTGGGACCATTCCTGTGGTGGTTGATCTGGTCACTGGAAAGTCGCGTCAGCTCAGTTCTCACCAAGAAGGGATGGTCAATATTCCCGTCTGTGCTGCAACGACGGATGGCAAACTCGTTGCCTACACCGTTACTGGTAATACCGAAGTGATTGTCAGCAGGCCAGACGGGACTGCACAAATTCGTTGTGGTCAGCGCAGTCCCGCACCATATTACCTCGGTTGGTCGAAAAATCCCTCCCGACCTGGATTTGCCTGGAACACGGGCGACATTCCCAAAGGTAGATTACAGGACTGGGATACTTCCGGGTTGAAACAGGGATTTGACTTGACGACGATGGAGCCAATTGCCAATGTCGTTGTTGGCCAGTACGACACTGCTCGCTTCAAACATGGCGAGTGGTCGATAAAAAATATGAACAGGGGTGCAAAAGCACCTGACGATGGCTTTCGTGGGCTCTCGCGTTTGATGCAAGGGGAGAAGGCAATAGCGGGTATACCAGTCGGTGCGGACAATGCCCACACCCTGATTCCAAATGGAGACCAGCCACCTCTGGTAGCACTGCGACAAAAATCGTCGTTTGAGGGACCAGACGTAGGCCAGATCTACAAGTCCGATGGGACCCTTCTGACACAGGTGCTGCCGTACGCCAACATGTTTTCATACATGGCTTCCTCACCAGATGGTCGATTTCTTATCTGTACCACAGGCACCCCGCGGATCGTTATCTATCGGACGGATGGCTCACAGTATCCTCTGTTGTCCTTTGCACAACTCAACGGTGAATGGGTCTGCTGGACTCCGGAAGGGTATTATGCGGCCAGTCCCGGTGGGGAAAAACTCTTTGGCTGGGCTATCAACAATGGGCAAAACTCCCTGGTTAGTTTTCATCCTGCAGAGAAATTTGCCAAGCAGTTCCGCAGACCGGACATCATCAAACTGGCAATTGAAAAAGGATCGGTACAGGATGCGTTGCTGTCACTCAGCGTGAAGCCAGCCGATCAGAATAATATTACATTGCCACAGGCGAAGCTGACACTTGTCTCAAAAACCGAAACAAAAGTTATTCTGAAAGCAGAAGCATGGTCCAGTGACAAAGAAAAGCCGGTGTTGTCCATGCGTGTGTTTCTGGATGGTCGCCCAATTGCCGATGGTAAAGGGGACTGGTCGCCAGCAATAAACGGTTCAGCGGAAGCAACTTTCGAGCTCGATATCCCCACTGGTGAACGTCCATTTGAATTCAGACTGTTTGTGCGGAACGCTCAAGGTTCAAACAGTTCCGAACCGGTGATGGTGATTGGCAAACCAGAAGCCGCCAACAGCTCGAAGTTATATCGCCTGTGCATCGGCATTAATGAGTACCAGAATTCGATTACGAAACTGAACGCAGCAACGAAAGATGCCAAGGATATTTTCGAAAGCTTTGCCTCGAACTGTGTGGGCCAGGGGAATCTCTTCGGCGTTACTGGTGGTGAACTGATTCTCGATCAGGATGCCACCAGGGACCGCATTCTCCAAGAGATCAAGAAAGCTCGCAAAGCAACGAAGCCAGGCGACTTGCTGGTGATATTCTTTGCTGGCCACGGTGTGAAACAGGTTATCCCGGGCAAGGATGATGAAGAAGAGAAATCGGACTATTTTCTGCTGACTTATGAAGCGAATACACAAAAAGATCTTACTGGTTGTTCACTTTCCGGAAGTGACCTTCAGAAAGCACTTGCGGATATCGAATGCCCTGTTTTACTGCTCCTGGATGCGTGTCACTCGGCGGAAGCAATCAAGTCGTTACATTCGGTGAGCGCGACGAGACAATTTCGGTCAGCCACCGATGATCTGACACGTACGATGATTGACGAACGGGTGGGAGTCACAGTGATGTCGGCAGCAATGTCCAGGGAGCAGGCGTTTGCCAGTCGTGAAAACGGGCACTTTACTGCGGCGTTGCTGAAGGGCCTTAAAGTAGAAGAGGGGGTTCATTTCAATCGGTATGAACGGCAGTTGTATGTGAACCAACTGTACAATGTTGTCCATGACGAAGTGAGGCATGCCACACAGAATGCCCAGACCCCCGTGTTTAACATGCCATGGTTTTCACAACCATTTGGCATTCGCAAGGTGCTGGCCAAGTAAAACAGCATCATTTGTCGTAAGTGCTTACCATTTCAGCAGTTAGCATGAGTGCCGTTGATGGGTTCCTTCCCACTGCCAAAGAAATATGAAGAAAAACTAATTAATTTTGACATTCCACTGAATCAAGGGTGGTTTCAAATAGTTGTTTGATCATCACGCCGGGATGATCGGAAAATGGAAACACTCAACAGATAGATCGGTAAGTAACCGATTCAGAATTTGCTCAAACCGTGGGTGCGGGGAATGCTTTGCCCAGTTCTGCCACCTGACCGCGGATGGTAGCGTGCAGCGTGGTGTCTTCCGGTCGTTCCAGCACCTGACTGATCCACTTGCCAATCGTGGCCATTTCGGCTTCCTTCATCCCACGGGTGGTCAATGCGGGCGTGCCCACGCGAATACCACTGGGGTCCAGTGGTGGGCGTTCATCAAACGGAATCATGTTTTTGTTCACCGTAATGCCCGCCTGATCGAGGGCATGTTCGGCCACTTTACCGCTGACACCTTTCGACCAGACATCCACCAGAATCATGTGGTTGTCGGTGCCACCGGAAACCAGGCGAAAACCCTGTTCCAGAAACGTGGCGGCCAGTGCCTGGGCATTTCGAATCACCTGCTGCATATCCTGCTGAAAGCTGGGTTGCAGGGCTTCTTCGAACGCAACTGCTTTGCCCGCAATCACATGCATCAACGGGCCGCCCTGGATGCCAGGGAAAACAGCAGAATTAATCTTGGGGCCCCAGCTTTCTTTGGAAAGAATAATCCCCCCGCGTGGGCCTCGCAGGGTTTTGTGGGTCGTGGACGTGACAAAATCGGCATGGGGAACCGGATCCGGATGCAGTTTTGCTGCCACCAGACCAGCGATGTGGGCCATATCGACCATGAACAGGGCACCCACTGATTTGGCGATTTCCCCAAAGCGGACAAAATCAATCTGACGTGGGTAGGCACTGGCACCCGCAATGATCATTTTTACCTGGTGCTGCTTCGCCAGAGATTCCACCTGATCGTAATCAATCTGGTGGGTCTTGGCATCCACCCCGTAACCCACCGGCTGAAAATATTTGCCGCTGATGTTCAACTTCATGCCGTGCGTCAGGTGCCCACCGTGGGCCAGATCCATCGCTAAAAAGGTGTCGCCAGGTTGCAGTGCGGCCAGAAAGACTGCCATATTTGCCTGAGCACCCGAGTGGGGCTGCACATTGGCCTTTTCTGCCTGAAACAGCTTCAAAACCCGCTCAATGGCCAGTCGCTCTACCACATCGACATTCTCACAGCCGCCATAATATCTACGGCCGGGATAGCCTTCCGCGTATTTGTTGGTCAGCACGCTCCCCTGAGCCTGCATGACCGCACGGCTGGTGTAATTTTCGGATGCAATCATCTCCAGGCCGTGCTGCTGACGTTGGCGTTCTGCCTGAATTGCTGCCCAGATTGCTGGGTCTGTTTTTTCCAGATCGTTCATAAGTTCTACGTAGTTAAACCAAGGTTGTTATATGATGTTGTGCGTCGAAAAAACGTCCATTTGACCGCACCGTGGGCCATCTTTATGAAAGTAAACTCATTAATGAGAATTTACCCATCACTTGCCGCACATTTTTCAAGCGAATCAGGAACCTCAGATAATCTGCAGTGATATTTTCTTCGCACTTTTTCTTTCCCGTTCGCACCTGAACAACTAAAAAATGGATTTCTGGCATTGAAACTACCACAGAGAACCTGGGACAGCATGACGAAATTACCCATCCGACGAGCGTTGATCAGCCTTTCGGACAAAACCCACATTGAAGATCTGGTGCGGGTGCTCACGGAATTTGGCGTGGAGTTGATTTCCACCGGCGGAACGCGGCAACTTCTTGCTGCCAAAGGATTTACGGTCAAAGATATCAGCGAAGTGACCCACTTTCCCGAGATGCTGGATGGGCGGGTAAAAACGCTGCACCCCAAGATCCATGGTGGGCTGCTGGGGCGACGCGATTTGCCGGAACATTTGCAGACAATGGAAGAACACGGCATAGAACCGATCGACATGGTGGTATGCAATCTGTACCCGTTTGCGCAAACACTTGCCAAACAGGGAGTTACGGAAGAAGAACTGATTGAAAATATCGATATCGGTGGGCCTTCGATGCTGCGGTCGGCTTCGAAGAACTTTGTCGCCGTGGCGGTGGTTACCAGTCCCAGCCAGTATGGGGATATTGTTGCCGAATTGAAGGCAAATCAGGGTTCGTTAACATTGCATACCCGTCGACAACTTGCTGCGGCGGCGTTCCAAATGACGGCAACTTACGACAGCACCATTGCGAATTATTTTGCAAAAGAGGAGAGTACAACCGAATTTGCCCCCCACCTGCAAATCAACGCAACTCTTTCCAGCACCTTACGTTACGGCGAAAATAACCACCAGAAGGCGGCATTGTATCTGGAACCAGGTGTCCACCATGCGTGCGTGGCGACAGCACGCCAGTTGCACGGCAAAGAACTCAGTTACAACAACATTCTGGATGTCGATTCCGCTTTCAACCTGGTGCGGGAATTCGCCCCACCTGCCGTGGTGGTGGTCAAGCACAACAATCCGTGCGGTGCGGCCAGTGCTCCAACGCTTGTCAAAGCGTTTGAAGATGCCTGGGCGGGTGATCCCAAATCCGCTTTTGGTGGGATTCTGGCGTTTAACCGTCCATTGGATGAAGAGACAGCGAATCTGATTGCCGAACCGGGCCGGTTTGTGGAGTGCATCATTGCACCAGGGTTTGAACCGAAAGCGGTCGAAATTCTCACCACCAAGCCCACCTGGAAGGCGAATGTGCGGTTGCTGACCACGCCAGAAATCAGTCTTCCCCCGCAAGGGTGGGATTATCGTCGCGTCGATGGTGGGATGCTGGTGCAGAACCGCGACGTGGGTGCGGACCACCCGGAAACCTGGAAAGTAGTCAGTAAACGCCAGCCCACCCCAGAAGAACTGGAAGAACTGAAATTTGCCTGGCTGGTCTGCAAACATGTGAAAAGTAACGCGATTGTTCTGGCACGTGGGACGAAAATTGTCGGCGTGGGTGCCGGACAGATGAGCCGCGTTGATTCCACGGAAATCGCCATCAAAAAAGCGGGTGAACTGGCACGTGGCAGCGCACTGGCTTCAGATGCATTCTTCCCATTTCGGGATAATGTCGATCAGGCAGCCGGCCACGGCGTGCAGTGCCTGGTGCAGCCTGGTGGTTCCATGCGGGATCAGGAATCGATCGAGGCAGCCAACGAACACAATATGGTGATGTTGTTTACCGGCATTCGCCATTTTCGGCATTAATTCTGCCCCGCGAACAATCTTGGAAAAATCAGCGTCTATCGGTGGAGTTCGACTAAAATAAAGAACACGTTTACAGGGAAATAAGTCCATGAGCCGCATCGTTGGAATCGATCTGGGCACCACAAACAGTGCGATTGCCTACATGGGTGAAAACGGCCCCACGTTGATCCCCAATGCCTTGGGTTCCAATCTTACCCCATCGGTGGTGGCCATTGAC
The Zavarzinella sp. DNA segment above includes these coding regions:
- a CDS encoding acyloxyacyl hydrolase is translated as MSSWKFSTGLLALLLPLSSTFGQEFLDNLLGKPRSLFSSDSPATTRPGATKPAPVAPKVVPERYRPAGLSVMPPEHRLPPVPQQFHSLPPATPVGKESPKPVSLPILPPTGSTTLQPTNYTASPAGPAMPVIPANTPPVVEQSAPANEFYTGTPVDTYSTHAPIYCRSECDFGHRLPGQWLYPGTGSWQILMGGFFSTAVGPTVPPYEYAPLSIRRGWMLGNLFPEKNIYPGSFEVLLDLSLAVVTSSYGDIHGGPSAIFRYNIPAMEGAVNPYIQASAGFVINDAYKDSSQRAIGQAFEFLLGTAAGIRIMLSDDVSFDVEVGFEHMSNFSLGERNLGITNYGARFGWTYYFPN
- the hflX gene encoding GTPase HflX; translation: MTANQERAILVSVDLPGRHWLTDDPCDEIRGLAESAGAEVVGELTQKRHGIDPGTYIGKGKMAELVELATATDADLIIFDNDLTPGQGKSLEKATKIKVLDRSELILDIFASRARSPEAKLQVELAQLEYSLPRLKQMWTHLSRYSGGIGMRGPGETQLEEDRRIIATRIRDLKLKLTVVQARKEREVRSRAEEYTVSLVGYTNAGKSRLMNRLTHADVYVEDKLFSTLDTRTRQWHIRDFGKLLLSDTVGFIRNLPHHLVASFKATLEEARQARLLLHVVDCSHPYAEEHIKAVNKVLDELGCLNKPTILVLNKVDKLQDRTVLSLLSQAHPHVVAISGATGEGIEELQEAVIEQLTEDFIEADISMELGNSRLQAYLQAHAEVYHQEYLESTAKMRCRLPRYLVRHVEQDGGEIRMIAGKSLSAPTVADENPLELE
- a CDS encoding biotin/lipoate A/B protein ligase family protein, which codes for MNCRILPTAAASGALNMALDEAMFQYALQESQACLRFYTWERPTVSLGYFQPIELLQTHPQLLQADVVRRHTGGGAIVHHLELTYCLALPPQPQWFTSENWLCRMHHIIQEAFLTFGVVTDALICGLETKRDPLLCFQHLTPGDLHINMQKIVGSAQRRPRQGLMQHGSILLAQSPLTPTLPGVLELSGISVAGDELQTAICAKFAEATSTKFLQAEWTADELVLAEKIAAEKYAHPTWTNKR
- a CDS encoding sigma-70 family RNA polymerase sigma factor, with the translated sequence MVTTSASLLDRVRTGSDPSAWSRFVELYTPILHHWCHRLRLTESDSADFIQDVFLILVYQLPRFRYDPKQSFRAWLKTILMNVWRNYERKRSRLPVAGENAELIADSDPGHLIDEAEHRAFLMKRALEIAQVNFEPTSWKACWEFVVRNRPAEEVAAELQITVNAVYLAKSRVLRHLRTELAGLLD
- a CDS encoding serine/threonine-protein kinase; protein product: MQMASECPSAEMLQQLLLGYGNDATADLWEQHLTICPKCTTLAKELQSDDELVRQIRDSAQLKQTPEPEIVSTLISVFRQLMPEGNPATSSWFGSADTTDYLAAPSAPGEIGRLGPYTINEILGAGGMGVVYRGYDPRLERSIAVKIIRPNLLDDNSIKIRFLAEARAAAAVEHDHIVGVYSIEEHDGISCITMPLLEGETLEKRMRQQKAPLGAVEIVRIATELLSGLQAAHERGLIHRDIKPGNLWLEHPTDRLKILDFGLAMPLNGDGDSRFAGTPGYMAPEQAHGQHIDGRADLFSVGCVLYHISTSQRPFPADTPVGMIVRTLTSSPPPIGELNPKLPAPLTSWIDSLLAKEPQNRPASTEAALQQLQSITAAMVRRQARITRRRWIAGVAAAGVIGTISAWGLFQANQPRPAVPVTITFHADSDVGTVILSRDGIEERFDPSREKDQLLAPGDYQIRAVKSRNNRNLFPQTLVVLPKEPKTISLALVGQEAMTKAHSSIVTGIAVITKGDSYTVLSSSLDRTLGSWEPGSKEAPKFVNLDSPALCLSATSDGSVVATAGGNKRQPFDLDVHLFNGRTLQKRGQLLQGHTRRVSTLALSPDGKQLVSSAFAELLLWDIAKGTSDILEGHRDCEVRAIVFDPNRKQILTGDEEGFLFLWDLEQVKFLRKMNAMTTGSTGGVTAIAFLQNGFLTTGDDGVIRLWDRDTFTPREVNRVKKGTVLRSLAVSKDDKRLLSGGDDGCVRLWSLPDGALLHEFKGHTKAVSGVLFTPNERSAISSSEDHSIRLWRLPY